AAGAGTGGAGATGAAGATGAGGATGATCTCAACTAGGTTGAACCCCCTCCTAGATAGAAGAGAGATCTATTTCGAGATAATAGATGAGTCAACTCCAAGCAGGGACCGGGTAAGAAAAGAGCTGGCTGCTAACTTGAAGGTCGATCTTGAAAGGGTGTGGATCAGAAATCTGAAAACCCAGACTGGAACCCGCAGGACTATTGGCCGAGCACATGTCTACGAGGAAAGCTCAAGAGGCCTGCAAATAGAGCCGAAATACATAATAAATCGGAATAAGGCTGAGATTGGAAGCAAAGAGGGAGAGGAGGAGTAAATGGCTAGGGATGGAATCTACCGGCTCTACATAATCAAAGATGGAAAACTGGAGAGAAAACTCCCCTTCTGCAACAGGTGTGGTAGGGGCTACTTCATGGCGGATCATGGAGATAGGTACACCTGCGGCCATTGCAGCCTAACCATCTTCAAATCTGAGAAGAAAAGAAGAAGATCCTGAGCAACCAATTGCAGCGTGGATGAAAATCTTATTATAATCAGATCGCGACATAGAATTGGAGGGCCCGTGGCCAAGTCAGGAAAAGGCACCGAGCCGGGGTACGTTGAGCCTCGGCGTGTAGGCCTTCTAAGCCGGAGATCGAGGGTTCAAATCCCCCCGGGCCCGCCACTTTTTGGGTTCGAGTCCTAAATATGGTTGGTTGCTTGCCGATGCTGATGTTAGGCGCTGGTATGAGAATGTTGCCCGTGGCTCCAAAGTTACGGCTGATGTTTACCTCCGCAGGTTTGGGGCCTTTTGTGAGCATTTTAAGACCTCACCTGGGCAGCTTGTCACGTTGAGTGAGAGTGAGCTGTATAACATGCTTTTGGACTATGTTTCGTTTCTCGAGGGGGATGGGTGCGCTGGCAGTTATGTTAAGTCTGCCTTGAAGGCTGTTAAGTCTTGGCTGGCCCATAACGGCATCGACATTCATAGGAAGATCAAGATTAGGGGTGCTGATGACACCCCGACGCTCCGGGACGAGCGCATCCCCACTCAGCAGGAGCTTCGGCGCATATTCCTATCAGCTGATAAGAAGGCTAGGATTGCGTGCGTATTGGTTGCGCACAGCGGGCTTAGATTAATGACTCTGGGCAACTATACGGGGACTGATGGGCTAGGGGTGAGAGATCTTCCGGAAATGCGCGTTGAGGGCAATCAAGTGATCATTGAAAGGGCTCCAACAATTATTATCGTTGGGTCTGAATTGAGCAAGGCTGGCCACCAGTACTTCACGTTTCTAAGTGAGGAGGGATGCGAATACTTGAAGGATTATCTGGAGGAGAGGATGGCTAGGGGCGAGAGGATAACGCCTAACTCGCCGATAATAAGGCCTAAGGTTGCCCCAAAACCATTCATAAGGACTGTTAACGTTGGGGATATGATTAGGGAGGCAATTAGAGGGGCCGGCTTTAACTGGAGACCATACGTTCTAAGAGCCTACTTTGACACACAGCTTATGATCGCCGAGTCTAAGGGGCTGATCCTGCGGGACTATAGACAGTTCTTCATGGGTCATAAAGGCGACATTGAAGCACGTTACACCACGAATAAATGTAGGCTTCCGGAGAGCGTTATCGAGGACATGCGCGAAGCCTATAGAAGAAGCCAAGAATATCTCCAGACAATTACATATGGGATCGGCAGGGAGAGCATAGTTGAGGAGCTAAAAAGGCACATGCTTTTGGTCGCCGGCTTCACTCCAGAAGAAATCAGCAAACTGGATCTGAGAGGCCTGAGTGATGAGGAGTTCCAAGAGATCATCAGAGAGAGGCTCATGGCAGGTGGGGAAGACTGCGTTCAAAGGGTTGTGAGCTTAGAGGAGGTTGATAAATATTTGCGAACGGGCTGGCTATATGTGGCCTCGCTGCCTGATGGAAGAGTAATCATCAAGAAGCCTGGCTAATCAAACCTATATACAAGCACCTTGACCTCCTCACTATAAGCACCTAAGGGGTCTAGCTTCAACATTAACCGTTACAAGCTCCAGCTTCTTAACCCAAAGCCTAACAGCCTCATGACTACATGGAACCACTCGCAGAACATAGGTTATGTCCCGATAGCTCAAACCAGCCATATACAGCAGAACAGCCCTAACCTTCAACTGCAACGAAAACCTATTACGCCTGAATAAGCCACTATCCCTAAGGGCTTTGAGAAGCCACCTGATGAAGATCACCTCCAAAAGCGGCTTCTCAAAGCTCCTCTAAAAACATGACAGTATCTTAGGTGGGAGAAGTAAGTGTTATTAGGATGTGTTTGTATTCGTTTATTTGGGTGGTTTTTTGGGTGAAACGGTTTTGGAGAAGGTTGAGGAGATCGGTAGGAAGCTTGATGAGTTGAGGGATTTTCTTGAGGATGTTTTTCTAACTGCTGAGGAGTGCGTGTTGCTTAAAGAGGTTGATGAGATAATCAAGGAGAAGCGTTTTAACGAGTTGAAGCCTCTCGATGAAGTTTAAAGTTTTCCTCCATAAAAAGGCAGATGAATTTTTAAAGAGAATCAGCCTTGAAGACAAGCAGCGCATAGTCGACAAGCTTAAACAGCTGGAGGATTTTCCAGCTATTAAACTTGACATAGTTAAAATTGCAGGTGAGGCAAACACTTTCAGGCTACGCGTAGGAAAATACCGAGCACTATTCAAAGTCTACGAACAAGAAAAAATAATAGTCGTCGCCAAAATAGACACCCGAAAAAAGATTTATCAATAGCAACCTAAAATTCAAATTTCATAACGAACGTGAAATATAATTTTCCGTTAGTTGCAGCTAAACGACATTGTTTTGTATTATGGTGGTGTTAGCCATGGTTCTGCCTGCTCGCGGTATGTTTGTCTCCAGCTTTCTCTGCTCTTGTTTATGTAGGCGCGTAATTGCTCGGGCAGCTTGTGGCCCATCCAGAATTCTACGTAGAGCGGATCCACTTTGTGGTCGCTTAGGAACGTGCGGAAAGCTGCTCTCAACGAGTGGGGGCTGTAGGGGTTTCTTCCCTTAAACGCACCTGCGAATTTCTGGGCGGTCTTGCGGAAATACGCATGCACGGTTCTTGCGGTCACGTTGAAGATTGACGATGTATCCTCAAGCTTTCGGCTTGACAAATGCTCCTTAAGGAGCTTAACAGCCCAGCCTCCGAGAAATGTCATGAAACGAACGCCGGTTTTCCTCCTATAGCCAAGTCGAGACATAAGGGCGTAACTCCCTTTTCAAGCTCTTCCCTAATGTCGCCGTATGTTAGGGTTAGCAAGTCAGATAGGCTTAGACCGCTTTGGAGGATAGAGGCGGCAATACTCCTATACATTGGCTTGTCCATGGCGGCTATGAACTCGCCTATCTCCGCTAAAGTCCAGGGATGCTTCTTGTATACTGGCTGTGTTGGTGGAAGACGCACATAACGCAGGCTTATGGGCACATCATAATATTTGGCTAGGCTTTGGACAGCCCCAACATAAACCCTAACAGTCTTTGGCGCATAGCCGCGATTACTAAGCCAGACCACAAAACCATTCAAAACCTCAGTAGCTACGTGCCTCCTTTCACGCCTAGGCAAAAGCCTATCCCGCTCAACCCGATCCAAAAAATCCCTTAAACACCCTTAACCAACATAGAACTGCTCAAAAAGCTTTAACCCTCGACCATAAACATTACGGGTGCTAGCCCTCAAAACCGAAAGAAAACCTGTTAAATTCGCATCATCCGACCACCACAAACACAACACCAGTAACTATTTCTGCCCAAGACATTAAAACCACAACGATGGATGAGCAATGGAAAATGCCTAAGGCAAACCTGTTAACCATTCTAAAATTAAAGGGCAGTAAGGACTTGAACCCATTTTAGTATGAATCCCCTCGGGCCCGCCAGAGGTTGCCATTCAAAATTGATTTATTTGAATAGCTCATCGATCTTTATAATTTTATCCTACTTGTTTTCTTCATTGTGTGATTCCACATCCAAGTCATCTTACATACACCATGTAAAAATTAAGACACATTAAATAATAAACATCTATTATAGGATTTATTTAATAATATCAAAAAATTCCTTTTTGGTTAATTAAGAGAAGGATAAAAAAATAAATATATATTGTGCCATCATAATACTTCGAATTTTCCTCTTAGCCGTATATCTTCTGACGAACTACCTATCATGACTTCAAATTCCCCCTGCTCCACTACTAAATTCATGTTCAGGTCATAAAAGGAAAGATCCTCCGGGCCTATGTTGAATTCTACGGTCTTCTCCTCACCTGGTTCAAGTGTTACTCTTTTGAACCCCTTAAGCTCTTTAATCGGTCTAGCTAAACTTGCTAAATTATCGTGTAGATAAAGTTGAACCACTTCATCCCCTCTACGCTGACCAATATTCTTTACATCCACTCCAACTTTTAATTTTCTATTAGGGGTTATCCTTTCAGGAGTAATCCTCAAGTTACTATATTCAAAGCTTGTATAGCTCAGCCCGTAGCCGAATGGGAACAAGGCTTGCGTCCCTCTTAAATCTACATAATCATATACTCTGCCCGAGGGTTTAGGATTATAATATAGGGGCAGCTGTCCAGCAATTTTGGGAAATGTTATGGGGAGTTTTCCACCAGGATTATAATAGCCGAATAAGACATCTGCTATTGCGTTTCCACCTTCTTCACCTGGATACCATGCTTCAACAATCGCGTTAACAAGATCCATCCATTTAAGCATCGTTATTGCACTTCCATTTATAAGAACAACAATTGTAGGAACACTTAGATCACATACTTCCATTATTAAATCTTCCTGAACTCCAGGTAAGTCAAGATCACATCTATCTCTTTGTTCACCTTCTGTTTCCGGCACCGAGTTTCCCATGAACATTATTATTACATCTGAGTTTTTTGCCACCTTTAATGCTTCCTTAAATCCCTCTTTTGATTTTCCACTTAAGCTACAGCCTTCTGCATAATAAGTTTTGGTGCTTCCAATAATATTATTTCTGATCCCTTCTAAAGGTGTAACCACTTTCACACCATAACCACTATACCCTCCAAGTCTCATAACTGCCGCATTTGGTCCTAGAACCGCAATCGATCTTAAGTTTTTAGTTAGGGGTAATATTCCATCATTTTTTAACAGGACGATCCCCTGCCTTGCAGCTTCTAAGGCTAGTTGTCTATGTTCCCTGCAATCACATATCTTCTCAGCATAATTAGGATCAATAAACGGATCTTCAATTAAGCCTAGCCAGAATTTAGCCCTTAAAACGCTCTTAACAGCCTCATTGATAATTTCCTCTGAGATTTTTCCCTCTTTAACTAGTTCAGGAAGGTGCTCGAAA
The genomic region above belongs to Candidatus Bathyarchaeota archaeon and contains:
- the rps24e gene encoding 30S ribosomal protein S24e — protein: RVEMKMRMISTRLNPLLDRREIYFEIIDESTPSRDRVRKELAANLKVDLERVWIRNLKTQTGTRRTIGRAHVYEESSRGLQIEPKYIINRNKAEIGSKEGEEE
- a CDS encoding 30S ribosomal protein S27ae, producing MARDGIYRLYIIKDGKLERKLPFCNRCGRGYFMADHGDRYTCGHCSLTIFKSEKKRRRS
- a CDS encoding site-specific integrase — encoded protein: MGSSPKYGWLLADADVRRWYENVARGSKVTADVYLRRFGAFCEHFKTSPGQLVTLSESELYNMLLDYVSFLEGDGCAGSYVKSALKAVKSWLAHNGIDIHRKIKIRGADDTPTLRDERIPTQQELRRIFLSADKKARIACVLVAHSGLRLMTLGNYTGTDGLGVRDLPEMRVEGNQVIIERAPTIIIVGSELSKAGHQYFTFLSEEGCEYLKDYLEERMARGERITPNSPIIRPKVAPKPFIRTVNVGDMIREAIRGAGFNWRPYVLRAYFDTQLMIAESKGLILRDYRQFFMGHKGDIEARYTTNKCRLPESVIEDMREAYRRSQEYLQTITYGIGRESIVEELKRHMLLVAGFTPEEISKLDLRGLSDEEFQEIIRERLMAGGEDCVQRVVSLEEVDKYLRTGWLYVASLPDGRVIIKKPG
- a CDS encoding type II toxin-antitoxin system RelE/ParE family toxin: MKFKVFLHKKADEFLKRISLEDKQRIVDKLKQLEDFPAIKLDIVKIAGEANTFRLRVGKYRALFKVYEQEKIIVVAKIDTRKKIYQ
- a CDS encoding site-specific integrase, with product MSRLGYRRKTGVRFMTFLGGWAVKLLKEHLSSRKLEDTSSIFNVTARTVHAYFRKTAQKFAGAFKGRNPYSPHSLRAAFRTFLSDHKVDPLYVEFWMGHKLPEQLRAYINKSRESWRQTYREQAEPWLTPP
- a CDS encoding glycoside hydrolase family 3 C-terminal domain-containing protein — translated: MDSDIEKKVEDVLAKMTIEEKITQLRAKWLIPGKQIYDFFRMVPQEKRQRFIDLIFATFFADREFYDKTTSTYVREHWKEILEKDRNIGMLSIILRSFPPREAAELHNEIQRFILENTSYKIPIIIHDEGLHGCMARGCTIFPQSIALASSWNPELVEKIGAAIGKESRAHGIHQLLSPTINIARDPRCGRTEETYGEDPYLASSMAVAYIKGVQSQGVICTPKHFAANFVGDGGRDSNAINLSERLLREIYFPAFKASIQKGGALSIMAAYNSIDGIPCSCNRWLLIEILRKEWGFKGFVVSDYTSVIGLITHHGVAGTKMDAAKKALEAGLHVELPESDCFEHLPELVKEGKISEEIINEAVKSVLRAKFWLGLIEDPFIDPNYAEKICDCREHRQLALEAARQGIVLLKNDGILPLTKNLRSIAVLGPNAAVMRLGGYSGYGVKVVTPLEGIRNNIIGSTKTYYAEGCSLSGKSKEGFKEALKVAKNSDVIIMFMGNSVPETEGEQRDRCDLDLPGVQEDLIMEVCDLSVPTIVVLINGSAITMLKWMDLVNAIVEAWYPGEEGGNAIADVLFGYYNPGGKLPITFPKIAGQLPLYYNPKPSGRVYDYVDLRGTQALFPFGYGLSYTSFEYSNLRITPERITPNRKLKVGVDVKNIGQRRGDEVVQLYLHDNLASLARPIKELKGFKRVTLEPGEEKTVEFNIGPEDLSFYDLNMNLVVEQGEFEVMIGSSSEDIRLRGKFEVL